The following is a genomic window from Bacillus sp. FJAT-52991.
TTCTTCAAATCCACCATATTGATCGTAAATTTCACTAAATTCAGGTAGAGAAGATCCATCTATAACTTCAATCCAATCAGAGGCCCAATCATCATCTTCTTCGCTTAAAGAGATATATTCGGGGCACAGAAAAAAAGTTCCTTCCCATTTGTTATCAATATCATATTCAAAATAAATAGCTTTTATATTTTTAATGTCGGAATGCTGCAAAGTCTGTTGGAATTTTTCTGTCAAGGAAGCAATATAATTATTTAAATCTACTTGTTGGATTTTTTTTGCTATATCCTTATTGACTGTGTGCTTGCAAATTTCAAAATATTTTTTCTCTAGTGCTTTACTATCTAAAGAAAAAATATCGTATTGAATATCATCTAGGTAATCATAGATTAAGTCCATCTTCTCTATCTCCTTTTTTTCCAATAATTAGAGTATAACATTTCGGGATTTTTTTGCACATGTTTACGTAAGCTTCGGTAACCTCTTTGGAAATCTTGTTTATTTCCTTTGGCATACTTATCTAACTTCTTCATATTTCGTAGCATATAATCGTGGTAAGCGTTAGGATGTCTTCCTTGGTGTCTCATTCGCTTTTTATTCCAACCAGCATCCAAATCTAAATCGTATTTATTAGCTATTTTTTGAAACTTTTTTGTATACCTCTTACTTTTATTAGTGGCAAAGTGGTGTACTTGAAATGGTTTTTTCTTTGTGATTTTTATACCTGCTTTAGCAACTTTGAACTTGCCTCCACCAATAGCGCCCATTGCTGCTGCTCCAGCAACACCTTTCCAGCCTTTCCCACTCTTATAAGCTTTATAACCACTATAAGCTGCAAAGCCAGCATTAATTACAAGCCATGCATAATTCCCATCCGGATCAGTCATCATAACTGGGTTACTACTAGCATAAGCGTATCCATTTTGTGTCTTCGGATCGTCTGTGTCTCCACCCTCTGGATCCACTGTGAGGAAAACTCCTTCTGTTGGCTGATAATAGCGTGCAATCAGGTAATACAAATCAGTCTCATCATCATAACGATAGCCTTTGTAACGGATTGGGTTTTCCTTTGCCATTGCACCACTTTCGGAAAGAATGTTTCCCCACGCATCGTAGGAGTAAGAAGCAACGACTGTACCGGATGTGTTCGTCAGCCCTGTAATTTCTTTCAAGCTGTTATACGTATAATAATAATTTTGACCACCTTTAGTCATCACAAGCGGCATACCATCTGGATCATAGATGTATTCAGATGTGATTGTACCATTACTGTCTGTTTCAAATAGGACGTTGATTCCTTGATCATAGTGGTAGTAGGTAGTCTTTCCATCAACGGTTTTACTTGTACGGCGCCCTTGGTCATCGTATGTGAAGGTGGCGACGGTGGTTCCAGCATTGGTTTTGATGGAGGTCACCTGATCAAATTTATTATACACGTATGTGTACTTATTGTCTTTTGTCCGATTGCCGTTAGCATCGTATGAATAGGTTTGTCCATTTACAGATGTTAGACGGTTGTTGGCATCATATTCGTACGTTGTGTCAGTCGTTTTTCCATCTTTGACGGTTGTTTTGGTTTTGCGATTTCCAACGGCATCGTAAGTGTAGGATTCGGTTAACTGGGCAGAAGAAATAGTTTGTGATTCTAGTTGATTGGTTTTATCGTACGCAAAAGCTTTGTTGCCAGTTGAACTAGTGACCGAGTTGACATTTCCGTTCAGGTCATAGCCTAGGGATTCGTCCAATAAGACGGTTGTACCTTTAGTCACTTTTAGCGTTTTCATTTGCTGGGCGTCGTCATACGTATAGTTAGTGTGAATACCGTTCACATATCGGCGCTGTTGTGGCTCGCCTGTTGGATAGTATTCATATGCTCCCTGTATACCCCCATTTCGGTACCAGTTTTTTAGCTGGTCTGCATCGTCAAACGCAAATTTCTGAGCAAATGAGCTACCATTTGAGGTTCCTTTAATGTCTGTTAACGTCTCCGTTGGTGAGTAACCGTACTCAACAACCTGTTTACCGTTAGAAGCTGTTTTCAACTTGTCTGCTTTATCATAGGTAAACGTGGAAGTATCATTGTTCTCTCCATTTTGCACAGCTGTTGTGTTGCCGTTTTTATCATAATCATAGTGCCATTTTAAATAACCATTGATAAAAATATCTGTCGGACGACTGTTCGCATCATAATCGGTTTTGATAACCGTATTTCCGTCTGGTTTTTTTTCTGTCGTCATGTTGCCGATAGCGTCATAACCATATGTCGTAGTCTGGCCAAGTGGTTCTTTCCGAGAGATAAACTGGTTTTGGCTATTATACCTAAGTGTCGTTGTGTAACCTCTAGGATTTTTTATAGTAGTTAAATTCCCATTATTGTCATATTCATATGAAGTCTCTTGACCTTTTTCATCGACTGCTGACTTCAGTTGTTCCTGTTCATCATAATCAAAAGATACTTTATTTCCTTTGGGATCTGTGACCTCTTTGGCATTTCCGTATTTGTCATTGACAATAGATGTTTTTCGACCAAGTGCATCCGTAAATTTTTTCGGATAGTTCTGCATGGCATCGTATTCATATGTTTCAGGGATACCGCCAGGCGGAGTCATGCTTTTTAAATTGCCGTAAGGCTCATAATAATCAAAAATAGTGACTTCATTCAAAGGATTAATTTCTTTAATGACATCGCCGTAAGCATTATATTCGTAAGTCATCGTGCCATCTGCATCCGTCACTGTAAGTGGCTGACTGAAGTTATTGTAGGTATAAGAAACTTTATTATCTAACGGATCTGTTGTTGTTTCTACATTCCCTTTAGCATCATACGTATTAACTGTTATATTGCCTTTCGGATCCTTTTCAGTTAATAAGTTGTAATTCTCATCATAGGTGAAAGAAGAGACAAACCCCATTGGATCAGTAATGGAAGTAATAATATAATTATCATTAAGTTTATATTTTGTTTCTTTTCCATAGGCATCAAATTCACTGGCTGTCAAATTATATATATCATATTTATAGGTAATATTTGAATCTACATCTGAAATCATCGGTTGTTTTACCTGTTCTAAGAAGCCGGTGTTATATAGATAATGAGTCGTCTGGTTATTGGCATCAACAATATTAATGAGTTGCCCGTCAGTATTGTAGTTATAAGTAGTAGTTGAACCCGTAGTCGCATCTTTATAAATTGTAGATGTTTTCAAACGGCCAGCTGTGTCATACGTATAAGCAAATTTTTTCACACCTTCGAATGTTCCAGATTGGATGCGCCCATTTTGGTATGTTAATGTAAGTTTACGATCAGTTGCATCAGTAATACCCGTCAGTGTCCCATCTGCCTCACGCTGATACGTAATTTTGTTTTTATTTCGATCTTCTTCATAATCAATTGGATAAATTCTCCCTTGCTGCTCAGGATTTTTAATGAGGTCACGGAAAACCACTCTATTCCCATTGAAATCCGTTAATACAAAGGCATCTGTATTCGCTTTAACCAACTTTAGATATAAACCAGCTGGTGCCTTAAAAGTTTTAGTCGAAGTATCATACGCAAATGTATGGGCTGTCCCATCTGCATCTGTATAAAGAACATCGCCATTTGGAAATTCAGCCATCGTTTCGCTTCCAGTAAATGACCAGCCATATCCTACTGGTGAGTCTTCTACTGCTTTAGAGTTATAGGTGCGAGCAAAAGAAAATCCAGAATTTCCTCTTCCCGTTACTGAAAAATCGGTAAAATCTAATACTAAGTTTCCAGTACCTAAATTCACGTGTCCTTGCCCATCTGACAATGCATGTTCTGAATAAGACCAATAACTTTCTAACCCTAGACGGCTAACAGGATAATAGGTGATTGTCAACTTAGGTGAATACTGCAGTTTTCCTGAATAATCCCCCGAATAAAATTTCTTGTAAGTAGCCGCATTTTCGTTTGTTGCCTTAAGTATCAGCCCTAAATTTTTAGAAGGATCATTCATCCATTTTTGAATAATTTCCGGTTTAATAGTCCATTTAAATAATTGAGGTTCTGCGGCTGTTGTATCTAGCGCTCCAATCGTTTGAGATGAAAGAAGGGTTGAATTAAAATCGCCACCTTTATTTGTCCAAAGAGCACTTTGTGTTCGGCGCTGCCATGTTGCGCGATTTTCTTCCCAGGCACTGTTCATTTCATATAAGCCAATGCTGGACGCTGTATCGTTCCACACAGAAGACAGCCGAAGATTTAGCTGGGCATTCATAATCTTTGCGCCTCTAGGCAATGTGCCCATATCAAATTGAAGGAGTGACCGAACAAGATTATTAGACGTACTATGAAAGCCGGCTCCCATTTCTAAATCGGCTCCACCTGTTTGATTCGGGAACGCACTGCGGATCGTTGTATCATTTAAATCATTTTTCGGTTGGTATACTTTGACTGTTGGATCAATGATAACAGGATATACTCGTTCAGAAGAGTTTAACCACTCCATATTAGGTTTCAGCGTAATATGTAACTTATTACCTTTTTGAATAGCTTCCATTTCCACCTGATCACTTAAAGAACCTTCTGGCATTGGGTGCTCCATACGAGAGGTAAATCCTTCAGGAGTGGCTGAATCCATCATAAATGGTTTTTCAATGGCAAAAAGTCTTTCTTTTGAAGTGGAATCTAACAGATATAGGTAACCATCTTCCGTTTTTTCAAGCGTCAATCCTTTGATTTTAAATTGGAATGAATATTCTAACGGATCTGCATTGCTTGGCTTTTGTTTTAAAATGATGTCTTCTTTAATCGAACTGTTGCCGACTGTATAAGTTAGGTCTGTATTTGAATAGACCTCTTTGTAAGTCACTTGATTGTCTTCTACCGTAGCCATTACACTAGCCGTTGACTGTCCATTTTGATCTACGTTTACAATATCTAATGACTTTCCTTGTTGCTCAATAGAAACTAAAGAGTCCCCATTTTCCGCTTTCGGTGCGAAAGAAGCATCGAACTCATTTTTCTTATTATGGAAGCGACCATTGTCTTTCTTACTCAGTTTGTTATCAATCGGTTCCCATTCTTTTGTCTTTTTATCTTGGACATGGATCGGTTCCGGGGAAATCTCCATCCGGTATAAACCATCTTCCTGTATAAACGTTTGGGAATTGGCTGTCCGCTCGTCAATGACTTCCATTTCTTTTTGAATGGAAGGGATAATATCCCGATCCTTTTCTTTCGGTTTAGCCTGAACTGGAATAAGTGGTGGTAGCAGGCTAAAGAACATCATAATGGCTATAAGCAAAGAAATGTATTTTTTCATAATAATCCCCCTTTTCTGTTAATTACAGGGATATTATAGATGATAAAATTTTACAAAACAATGACTTTTGTTACTTTAAGGTAATAATTTTAATAAAAATGCTATTTTAAGAACAAAATAGGTCTCATCCTGATATAGCTTTGAAATAAATTTGCACCGTTTAATAAAGTTTAACCGTTTGTAAAAAGGTTTGATCAAAAATCCTGTATTGAAATGCGAGTTTTTCTTATGCAATAATCGAACCATTTAATTGAACAAGATTACATGGTAAAATTCACAAAACAGTATCGGAGAGATAACACGAAATATACTTGTCCTTGTTGTGGTTATAAGACATTAGATGAAGAACCGCGAGATACATATGAAATTTGTAGTATTTGTTTTTGGGAGGATGACGGAGTTCAATTGTTGTTCCATTAAGGCAAGCACAAAAAAACTATGTTAAATTTGAGGTATGTGAAGAAGACTGTATTGAATTTGTGAGAAAACCTACGAAAGAAGATTTAAAAGACCCTAATTGGAAGCCATTATTAGATAAGAATTAAAGATATTTATTAAACCAAAGGATGCGATTGTAGAGCAACACAGATAGAAAACGATCAAACTTTTTTATAAACCTGAAACTTAAACCTGCTGGATAAGAATCTATTTTGATCACTCTTTTTTCAAAATATTTTGATTTCTTCTATTATAAAATCAACGTTCGGAACACACTTTTAATCAAACTTTATTCCAAACCAACAAAATGATAAAGCTAATAGAATGTAAAGCGAAAATTATTCAGTCTGTTTTAATGATTGGGTAAATTAACTGAAAATAAAAAATTATTTTAAAAATATATTTACTTTTCCGGAAGGTCATATTAGAATAAAAAAACGATCTATATCGACTGAAAAAGACACTAATCGACAAAAGACTCTTTTATTTTTATTCCAAATCAACAAGTTCATCACATCTAGAAAGGAAAAGTGAAAATATGAGTTTATTTAGGAAGAAGTCCATTTCAGACTTAATTGCTCAGTCGGAGGTTTCTGGAAAAGCATTAAAGAAGGATCTTGGTCCCTTTGATTTAACTATGCTTGGAATCGGAGCCATTATTGGAACAGGGATTTTCGTCTTAACAGGTGTTGCTGCTGCCGAGCATGCAGGACCAGCGCTTATTTTATCGTTTATTCTATCCGGATTGGCCTGTGTATTTGCAGCTTTATGTTATTCTGAATTTGCTTCAACTGTTCCAGTGTCAGGAAGTGCCTATACTTACAGTTATGCGGCTTTTGGTGAACTGATGGCTTGGATTCTTGGTTGGGCGCTTATTTTAGAATATGGGGTCGCCTCATCGGCCGTAGCCGCTGGGTGGTCGGGATATTTCCAAGGGTTGTTATCTGGGTTTGGCATTAAAATTCCAACGGCGTTATCTAGCGCCTATAACCCGGAAGCGGGTACTTATATCGATCTGCCTGCTATTATTATCGTATTGCTTATTACCATTTTATTAACGAATGGTGTTAAAAAGTCAGCACGTTTTAATACTGTTATGGTGTTAATTAAAGTAAGCGTTATCTTATTGTTTATCGTCGTCGGGGCTTTTTATGTAAAACCGTCAAACTGGACGCCATTTATGCCATTTGGGTTTAGTGGTGTCGCAACAGGTGCAGCAACGGTCTTCTTTGCCTATATTGGTTTTGATGCTGTATCAACAGCTGCAGAAGAAGTGAGAAACCCACAACGTACGATGCCAATTGGGATAATTGTTTCCTTAGCTGTGTGTACTTTGTTATATATTATCGTTTCTGCTATTCTCACTGGAATCGTGCCTTATACAGAGCTTAATGTCAAAAATCCAGTGGCTTTTGCGTTACAATACATTCACCAAGATTGGATTGCTGGATTAATTTCTTTAGGAGCGATCGCCGGTATTACGACAGTATTGCTTGTGATGGTATATGGACAAACTCGCTTGTTCTACGCAATGAGCCGTGACGGCCTGCTTCCAAAAGCATTTTCAAAAGTAAATGAAAGAACAAACACACCAGTCATCAATACTTGGATTACAGCGGCTATGGTTGCCTTCTTTGCAGGTGTACTTCCATTAAACAAGCTAGCAGAATTAACAAATATCGGGACTTTGTTTGCATTTATCGTCGTCTCAGCGGGTGTTATTGTCCTTCGTAAAACACAGCCTAATTTAAAAAGAGGCTTTAAAGTACCGCTAGTCCCATTACTGCCTGTTCTTGCCGTACTGTTTTGTGGATATTTAACACTTCAGCTTCCACTGTCTACTTGGATCGGATTTACTGTATGGTTAGTATTTGGTTTAATCGTATATTTCACTTATGGATACAGACATAGTCTATTAAGAAAACAATAACAATCGAAGAGGTTGCCCAAAAAGTAGGAATTTTTGGGTGGTCTCTTTCTTTTTGATATAATGAGTTTCGTGTGAAATGTTCTAAAAATTTAAACTGTTTATAGAGGCGGAAAGGGATTAGCGAAGAAACTGCTCGAGCATAATATAGATGAAAGCAGAAGACGTGGGGTAA
Proteins encoded in this region:
- a CDS encoding DNRLRE domain-containing protein, which translates into the protein MKKYISLLIAIMMFFSLLPPLIPVQAKPKEKDRDIIPSIQKEMEVIDERTANSQTFIQEDGLYRMEISPEPIHVQDKKTKEWEPIDNKLSKKDNGRFHNKKNEFDASFAPKAENGDSLVSIEQQGKSLDIVNVDQNGQSTASVMATVEDNQVTYKEVYSNTDLTYTVGNSSIKEDIILKQKPSNADPLEYSFQFKIKGLTLEKTEDGYLYLLDSTSKERLFAIEKPFMMDSATPEGFTSRMEHPMPEGSLSDQVEMEAIQKGNKLHITLKPNMEWLNSSERVYPVIIDPTVKVYQPKNDLNDTTIRSAFPNQTGGADLEMGAGFHSTSNNLVRSLLQFDMGTLPRGAKIMNAQLNLRLSSVWNDTASSIGLYEMNSAWEENRATWQRRTQSALWTNKGGDFNSTLLSSQTIGALDTTAAEPQLFKWTIKPEIIQKWMNDPSKNLGLILKATNENAATYKKFYSGDYSGKLQYSPKLTITYYPVSRLGLESYWSYSEHALSDGQGHVNLGTGNLVLDFTDFSVTGRGNSGFSFARTYNSKAVEDSPVGYGWSFTGSETMAEFPNGDVLYTDADGTAHTFAYDTSTKTFKAPAGLYLKLVKANTDAFVLTDFNGNRVVFRDLIKNPEQQGRIYPIDYEEDRNKNKITYQREADGTLTGITDATDRKLTLTYQNGRIQSGTFEGVKKFAYTYDTAGRLKTSTIYKDATTGSTTTYNYNTDGQLINIVDANNQTTHYLYNTGFLEQVKQPMISDVDSNITYKYDIYNLTASEFDAYGKETKYKLNDNYIITSITDPMGFVSSFTYDENYNLLTEKDPKGNITVNTYDAKGNVETTTDPLDNKVSYTYNNFSQPLTVTDADGTMTYEYNAYGDVIKEINPLNEVTIFDYYEPYGNLKSMTPPGGIPETYEYDAMQNYPKKFTDALGRKTSIVNDKYGNAKEVTDPKGNKVSFDYDEQEQLKSAVDEKGQETSYEYDNNGNLTTIKNPRGYTTTLRYNSQNQFISRKEPLGQTTTYGYDAIGNMTTEKKPDGNTVIKTDYDANSRPTDIFINGYLKWHYDYDKNGNTTAVQNGENNDTSTFTYDKADKLKTASNGKQVVEYGYSPTETLTDIKGTSNGSSFAQKFAFDDADQLKNWYRNGGIQGAYEYYPTGEPQQRRYVNGIHTNYTYDDAQQMKTLKVTKGTTVLLDESLGYDLNGNVNSVTSSTGNKAFAYDKTNQLESQTISSAQLTESYTYDAVGNRKTKTTVKDGKTTDTTYEYDANNRLTSVNGQTYSYDANGNRTKDNKYTYVYNKFDQVTSIKTNAGTTVATFTYDDQGRRTSKTVDGKTTYYHYDQGINVLFETDSNGTITSEYIYDPDGMPLVMTKGGQNYYYTYNSLKEITGLTNTSGTVVASYSYDAWGNILSESGAMAKENPIRYKGYRYDDETDLYYLIARYYQPTEGVFLTVDPEGGDTDDPKTQNGYAYASSNPVMMTDPDGNYAWLVINAGFAAYSGYKAYKSGKGWKGVAGAAAMGAIGGGKFKVAKAGIKITKKKPFQVHHFATNKSKRYTKKFQKIANKYDLDLDAGWNKKRMRHQGRHPNAYHDYMLRNMKKLDKYAKGNKQDFQRGYRSLRKHVQKNPEMLYSNYWKKRR
- a CDS encoding amino acid permease, producing MSLFRKKSISDLIAQSEVSGKALKKDLGPFDLTMLGIGAIIGTGIFVLTGVAAAEHAGPALILSFILSGLACVFAALCYSEFASTVPVSGSAYTYSYAAFGELMAWILGWALILEYGVASSAVAAGWSGYFQGLLSGFGIKIPTALSSAYNPEAGTYIDLPAIIIVLLITILLTNGVKKSARFNTVMVLIKVSVILLFIVVGAFYVKPSNWTPFMPFGFSGVATGAATVFFAYIGFDAVSTAAEEVRNPQRTMPIGIIVSLAVCTLLYIIVSAILTGIVPYTELNVKNPVAFALQYIHQDWIAGLISLGAIAGITTVLLVMVYGQTRLFYAMSRDGLLPKAFSKVNERTNTPVINTWITAAMVAFFAGVLPLNKLAELTNIGTLFAFIVVSAGVIVLRKTQPNLKRGFKVPLVPLLPVLAVLFCGYLTLQLPLSTWIGFTVWLVFGLIVYFTYGYRHSLLRKQ